The following are encoded in a window of Ruminiclostridium herbifermentans genomic DNA:
- the hemB gene encoding porphobilinogen synthase produces MNAIRPRRLRNDKNIRDLARETRISSKALILPLFIKEGNGIIEPIESLEGHNYYSPDTVQAGIEDILNANVKSVLLFGIPDKKDDEGSGAYSEDGVVQKAVRKIKERYPEITVITDVCMCEYTANGHCGIVKDGKVINDLTLPYIAKIALSHVEAGADIVAPSDMMDNRVAEIRKTLEGKGFHDTPIMSYSVKYASSFYGPFRDVAKSAPAFGDRKTYQMDYHNRREALKEAMLDIQEGADILMVKPAMAYLDIIRELKDKTQNPICAYSVSGEYAMIKSAAKLGLVNEYAVMCESAVSMFRAGADMLITYYAKELSKAIEKGDIG; encoded by the coding sequence ATGAACGCAATACGGCCACGAAGACTGAGAAATGATAAAAACATAAGGGATTTGGCAAGAGAAACAAGGATTTCATCCAAAGCATTAATACTTCCATTGTTCATAAAGGAAGGGAACGGAATTATCGAGCCCATAGAATCTTTAGAGGGACATAACTATTACAGCCCCGATACCGTACAGGCAGGGATAGAAGATATTCTTAATGCCAACGTTAAATCGGTTTTGCTTTTCGGTATTCCCGATAAAAAAGATGATGAAGGGAGCGGAGCTTATAGCGAAGACGGAGTCGTACAAAAAGCCGTAAGGAAAATCAAGGAAAGGTATCCGGAAATAACTGTAATAACAGATGTCTGTATGTGCGAATATACGGCAAACGGACACTGCGGCATAGTGAAGGACGGCAAGGTCATAAATGACCTGACGCTTCCCTACATTGCTAAAATCGCTCTTTCCCATGTTGAAGCCGGGGCTGATATTGTCGCTCCGTCAGACATGATGGACAACAGGGTTGCAGAAATAAGGAAAACCCTTGAGGGCAAAGGCTTTCATGATACTCCAATCATGTCGTATTCAGTAAAATATGCTTCGTCGTTTTACGGACCGTTCAGAGATGTGGCCAAATCTGCTCCAGCCTTTGGGGACAGAAAGACATACCAGATGGATTATCACAACAGGCGTGAAGCTTTAAAGGAAGCCATGCTGGATATTCAGGAGGGTGCGGATATTTTGATGGTAAAGCCGGCCATGGCTTATCTTGACATTATAAGAGAGCTTAAGGATAAAACACAAAACCCCATTTGCGCATACAGCGTAAGCGGTGAGTACGCAATGATAAAAAGCGCTGCCAAGTTGGGCCTTGTTAATGAATATGCTGTTATGTGCGAAAGTGCCGTCAGTATGTTCAGAGCAGGTGCGGACATGCTTATAACGTACTATGCAAAGGAATTATCAAAAGCAATTGAGAAGGGAGATATCGGATGA
- the cobA gene encoding uroporphyrinogen-III C-methyltransferase produces the protein MKKGFVVLVGAGPGDRGLLTLKGMEYIKNAEVVVYDRLVSDDILELIPDNAKKIDVGKESGRHPVPQEEINRILVDEALAGKLVIRLKGGDPFVFGRGGEELELLELNGIPFEVVPGITSAISAPAFAGIPITHRDYCSSFHVITGHQKKGEELSVNFKALVQSGGTLVFLMGISSLRQILDGLLAEGMDKHMPAAIIENGTRAGQRKILGTIENLYEKAVEKSVKSPAVIVVGKVCGLSDRFDWFSKRELMGVKIIVTRPKDSAGTLTAKLKELGADVIEYPCIEIKEIENNSRLERVVSNIKEYSWIVFTSKNGVNILFEYLKRQNKDIRILAGQKFAAIGSQTAETLAGYGIIADYIPEIFDGKHLAEGLCKIAGADEKILLLRALKGSAEITAVLKENERAFEDVPVYDTLYVNKGSRDIEALINGNPGIYVTFTSASTVEGFVGSIQGIDLGKITGICIGSQTSKAAEKYGIKHYISDEATIDSMISKITEVQYERNTATKTEK, from the coding sequence ATGAAAAAGGGCTTTGTGGTTTTGGTAGGGGCAGGTCCGGGCGACAGGGGGCTTTTAACCCTTAAAGGAATGGAATATATAAAAAATGCTGAGGTTGTTGTTTATGACAGGCTTGTTTCAGATGATATTCTGGAGCTGATACCGGACAATGCAAAAAAAATAGATGTGGGTAAGGAAAGCGGCAGGCATCCGGTGCCTCAGGAAGAAATCAACAGAATTCTTGTGGATGAAGCCTTAGCGGGAAAACTGGTAATAAGGTTAAAGGGTGGAGATCCCTTTGTATTCGGACGCGGCGGAGAAGAGCTGGAGCTTCTGGAGCTAAACGGGATTCCTTTCGAGGTGGTTCCGGGTATTACCTCAGCGATTTCTGCGCCTGCATTTGCAGGGATTCCCATAACCCACAGGGATTATTGCAGCAGCTTTCACGTCATAACGGGACATCAAAAGAAGGGCGAAGAGCTGTCGGTTAACTTCAAAGCACTTGTACAGTCAGGAGGCACATTAGTCTTTCTAATGGGGATTTCTTCTCTGCGACAAATACTTGATGGACTTTTGGCAGAAGGTATGGATAAGCATATGCCGGCTGCAATTATTGAAAATGGAACAAGAGCCGGTCAGAGAAAAATTCTGGGCACAATTGAAAACCTTTATGAAAAGGCTGTAGAGAAAAGCGTCAAATCTCCTGCCGTTATTGTGGTAGGAAAGGTTTGTGGTCTGAGTGACAGATTTGACTGGTTTTCAAAAAGAGAGCTCATGGGTGTGAAAATCATTGTAACAAGACCTAAGGACTCTGCCGGTACATTGACCGCCAAGCTTAAGGAACTGGGTGCAGATGTTATAGAATATCCATGCATTGAGATAAAGGAAATTGAAAATAACAGCCGGTTGGAAAGAGTAGTAAGCAACATCAAAGAGTACTCATGGATTGTTTTTACAAGTAAAAACGGAGTTAATATCCTGTTTGAATATTTGAAGAGGCAAAACAAGGACATTAGAATTCTGGCCGGTCAAAAATTTGCCGCAATCGGGAGTCAGACTGCTGAAACGCTTGCCGGCTACGGAATTATAGCAGACTACATACCTGAGATTTTTGACGGAAAGCATCTGGCGGAAGGGCTTTGTAAAATAGCGGGTGCTGATGAAAAAATACTTCTTTTGAGAGCTTTAAAGGGTAGTGCTGAAATAACGGCTGTTCTAAAAGAAAATGAAAGAGCATTTGAAGATGTTCCGGTATATGATACCTTATATGTCAATAAGGGAAGCCGGGACATAGAGGCTCTAATAAATGGTAATCCAGGCATTTATGTGACATTTACGAGCGCATCGACTGTTGAAGGCTTTGTCGGATCAATACAAGGAATTGACTTAGGCAAGATAACGGGAATATGTATTGGCAGCCAAACTTCAAAAGCTGCTGAAAAATATGGAATCAAGCACTATATATCGGATGAGGCAACCATTGATTCAATGATAAGTAAAATTACGGAGGTGCAATATGAACGCAATACGGCCACGAAGACTGAGAAATGA
- the hemC gene encoding hydroxymethylbilane synthase — translation MKTVRVGSRDSGLAVIQAQMVIDAIKKYDSNIEVELVTMKTTGDRILDKTFDKIGGKGLFVKELDEALRNGGVDITVHSYKDMPMEINSELPVVALSEREDERDVLILPANQGDKSKPLGCSSKRRMLQLKALGFDNIEPLRGNVITRLKKLDDGEYCGIILAAAGIKRLGLENRISRYFTTEEIMPAACQGIIAVQTRKGEDTRYLANFHSERSKIVSDAERAFVAALDGGCSSPVAAYAYFENDKLVLRGLYVNEEKNIAIKGIEYGRAEDAVKMGISLAKRLKGEAC, via the coding sequence ATGAAAACAGTGAGAGTTGGCAGCAGGGACAGTGGACTTGCAGTCATACAGGCTCAGATGGTCATAGATGCCATAAAAAAATACGACAGTAATATAGAAGTTGAATTAGTCACCATGAAAACAACAGGGGACAGAATTTTAGACAAAACCTTTGATAAAATCGGTGGCAAGGGATTGTTTGTTAAGGAATTGGACGAAGCGCTGCGAAACGGAGGTGTGGATATAACTGTACACAGTTACAAGGATATGCCCATGGAAATTAATTCTGAATTACCCGTGGTGGCCTTGTCGGAACGGGAAGACGAGAGGGATGTTCTCATCCTTCCTGCAAATCAAGGTGATAAAAGCAAGCCGCTAGGGTGCTCCAGCAAAAGAAGGATGCTGCAGCTTAAAGCTCTTGGCTTTGACAATATCGAGCCACTCAGAGGGAATGTTATCACCAGGCTAAAAAAGCTGGATGACGGAGAATACTGTGGAATTATTCTGGCTGCCGCCGGGATTAAGAGGCTTGGACTGGAAAACAGGATCAGCAGGTATTTTACAACGGAAGAAATAATGCCTGCGGCCTGTCAGGGAATCATTGCCGTTCAGACCAGGAAAGGTGAAGATACACGCTATCTCGCTAATTTCCATAGTGAAAGGTCAAAAATAGTTTCCGATGCCGAACGTGCCTTTGTTGCCGCTTTGGATGGAGGCTGCTCATCGCCGGTTGCAGCTTATGCATATTTCGAAAACGATAAATTAGTGCTAAGAGGGCTCTATGTGAACGAAGAAAAAAATATAGCAATAAAAGGTATAGAGTATGGCAGGGCTGAAGATGCAGTCAAAATGGGTATTTCGCTTGCAAAGAGGCTCAAGGGGGAGGCGTGCTGA
- the cobK gene encoding precorrin-6A reductase — protein sequence MKKVIVFAGTNEGRKLSTFLAENGVEVTAAVATGYGSLVMPDMPFLSVKEGRLSLEEITELIKSYDYIVDATHPYAKIISENVKEAAKRCGKAVMRLVRPSLEYENVLEFSSIEAACAYLNGTEGNIFVTTGSKELLPYSKIENYRERVFVRVLPTAEAIKACSDAGFSATNIICMQGPFSENMNLATMEQINAKFLVTKETGKSGGFQEKIDAARKLGTKVILIGRPCKEEGMTLEEMFIYFQKEFGITQEESLSHFPMFISLKNKKVVVIGGGRIATRRVQVLIRYGAELVVIAACQSESIKLLAGENKLTLIERNYLPGDLNGAFMAIAATDDRDVNEKVCNDARKEGIPVNVCDRKELCDFYFPAIFENGEVTGGLISKDGSNHKAAKETAARIREFLKNRREQT from the coding sequence ATGAAAAAAGTGATTGTATTTGCAGGAACAAATGAAGGAAGAAAGTTAAGTACTTTTTTAGCCGAAAACGGTGTTGAGGTTACAGCAGCTGTAGCCACCGGATACGGTTCACTGGTGATGCCTGACATGCCTTTTTTGTCGGTAAAGGAGGGAAGGCTTTCCCTTGAAGAGATTACAGAACTTATAAAAAGCTATGACTATATTGTGGACGCAACACACCCTTATGCCAAAATCATTTCGGAGAATGTAAAGGAGGCTGCGAAAAGATGCGGCAAGGCTGTGATGAGGCTGGTAAGGCCTTCATTGGAATATGAAAATGTCCTAGAGTTTTCAAGCATAGAAGCAGCATGTGCCTATCTTAACGGTACAGAGGGAAATATTTTTGTGACAACCGGAAGTAAGGAGTTGCTGCCATATTCAAAAATCGAAAATTACAGAGAAAGAGTTTTTGTCAGAGTACTGCCAACGGCTGAGGCAATAAAGGCATGTTCGGATGCAGGCTTTAGCGCGACGAATATAATTTGCATGCAGGGACCCTTCAGTGAGAATATGAATTTGGCGACCATGGAACAAATCAATGCTAAGTTTTTGGTAACAAAGGAAACCGGGAAAAGCGGAGGCTTTCAGGAGAAGATTGATGCAGCAAGAAAGCTGGGGACAAAGGTTATATTGATAGGAAGGCCTTGTAAAGAAGAAGGCATGACGCTGGAGGAAATGTTTATATATTTTCAAAAGGAATTTGGAATTACGCAAGAAGAATCCTTGTCCCATTTTCCAATGTTTATTAGCCTGAAAAACAAAAAGGTTGTTGTCATCGGAGGGGGAAGGATTGCCACAAGAAGAGTCCAGGTTCTTATACGCTATGGCGCGGAGTTGGTTGTGATTGCTGCCTGCCAGTCGGAAAGTATAAAGCTTTTAGCCGGCGAAAACAAGCTTACACTAATTGAAAGAAATTACCTGCCGGGTGACCTGAATGGCGCTTTCATGGCAATTGCTGCAACGGACGACAGGGATGTGAATGAAAAGGTCTGCAATGACGCACGGAAAGAGGGGATTCCAGTAAATGTATGTGACAGAAAAGAGCTGTGCGATTTTTACTTCCCTGCTATATTTGAAAACGGGGAGGTTACAGGCGGACTGATTTCAAAGGACGGCAGCAACCATAAAGCGGCAAAGGAAACGGCTGCAAGAATAAGGGAATTCTTAAAGAACCGGAGGGAGCAAACATGA
- the cobJ gene encoding precorrin-3B C(17)-methyltransferase, producing MISIIGIGPGEKAQITPLAIEALKNSEVVAGYTLYIDIIKDLIEGKEIIATPMMQEVERCRMAALAAKGNKNVAMVSSGDAGIYGMAALMIEICEELGIREEIRVIAGITAASSAAAVLGAPLTHDFAVISLSNLLTKWEDIEKRLDLASQAGFVIVIYNPSSKKRADFLKKACEIVMRNISGDTMCGYVRNIGREGQTHKILPLKELKDEVVDMFTTVIIGNSTTRVINGKLVTPRGYRI from the coding sequence ATGATTAGTATTATTGGCATAGGGCCGGGAGAGAAAGCACAGATAACACCGCTTGCGATAGAGGCACTAAAAAACAGCGAGGTAGTTGCCGGATACACTTTATATATAGATATAATCAAAGATTTGATTGAGGGCAAGGAAATAATAGCAACCCCCATGATGCAGGAGGTAGAAAGGTGCAGGATGGCTGCGCTGGCTGCAAAAGGAAACAAAAATGTAGCTATGGTTTCAAGCGGAGACGCAGGGATTTACGGGATGGCGGCCCTGATGATTGAAATATGTGAGGAGCTTGGAATCCGTGAAGAGATCAGGGTCATAGCAGGAATTACTGCAGCAAGCTCTGCGGCAGCGGTTCTTGGAGCACCTTTAACACACGATTTTGCGGTAATATCCTTAAGCAACCTTCTTACAAAATGGGAGGACATTGAAAAGAGATTGGATCTGGCCTCGCAGGCCGGGTTTGTAATAGTGATTTACAATCCATCCAGCAAAAAGAGAGCGGATTTTCTTAAAAAAGCCTGTGAAATCGTGATGAGAAATATAAGCGGGGATACAATGTGCGGATATGTAAGAAATATAGGGCGAGAGGGACAAACTCACAAGATATTGCCGCTTAAAGAATTAAAAGACGAGGTGGTGGACATGTTTACCACAGTAATAATCGGAAATTCCACTACCAGGGTCATAAACGGGAAACTGGTAACTCCTAGGGGATACAGAATATAA
- the hemA gene encoding glutamyl-tRNA reductase, with protein sequence MNIIMAGVDYRSASLELREKVGFNKNQIRDILAKINKEACVSGVVLISTCNRTEAYISLSHCEEADPVEIFCNAANLDDDMKKCFYVKKGEDLAVYLFELACGIHSMIFGEDQILTQVKEAMLIAIDEGASDAALNTLFRYAITCAKKVKTQLVLNAVSPSVAGQSVQLVSEYIEKKAGCKALVIGNGVVGRKVCEELIAKGCEVHITTRTHNNKSIIVPTGCKVIPYHDRESLIPYVDILISATSSPHQTVTIDMIDRCANKPKYIIDLAVPRDIDPEVGKINGILYYNIDSLGETARKDNSKEISAMKSLIAEHIENFNKWYAQRKRLMAVK encoded by the coding sequence TTGAATATAATCATGGCTGGAGTTGATTATCGCAGCGCAAGCCTGGAATTAAGAGAAAAGGTTGGGTTCAACAAAAATCAAATAAGAGATATTCTAGCCAAAATAAATAAGGAGGCTTGTGTTTCCGGAGTGGTTTTGATTTCAACCTGCAACCGCACAGAGGCGTACATTTCATTAAGCCATTGCGAAGAAGCGGATCCGGTTGAAATATTCTGCAATGCTGCCAATCTTGATGATGATATGAAGAAGTGTTTTTATGTTAAAAAGGGTGAAGATTTGGCGGTTTATCTTTTTGAGCTTGCCTGTGGAATTCACTCAATGATATTTGGAGAAGACCAGATATTGACGCAGGTTAAAGAAGCAATGCTGATTGCTATTGATGAGGGAGCAAGCGATGCGGCATTGAACACACTTTTCAGGTACGCCATAACCTGTGCCAAAAAGGTAAAGACTCAGCTGGTGCTCAATGCCGTTTCGCCTTCGGTAGCCGGGCAGTCGGTACAACTGGTAAGTGAATATATTGAAAAAAAAGCAGGTTGCAAAGCGTTGGTTATCGGTAACGGAGTAGTTGGAAGAAAAGTTTGTGAGGAACTGATTGCAAAGGGATGTGAGGTCCACATAACTACCAGAACCCACAACAACAAAAGCATAATTGTTCCTACAGGCTGTAAAGTTATTCCGTATCACGACAGGGAGTCATTGATACCATATGTGGATATTTTAATAAGCGCAACATCAAGTCCCCATCAGACTGTTACTATCGATATGATTGACAGATGTGCAAATAAGCCCAAATACATTATTGATCTTGCAGTACCCAGGGACATAGACCCTGAGGTCGGGAAGATAAACGGTATACTGTACTACAATATTGACAGCCTTGGGGAAACCGCACGGAAGGACAATTCTAAGGAAATATCAGCCATGAAGAGTTTGATAGCAGAGCATATTGAGAATTTTAACAAATGGTATGCCCAAAGAAAACGACTTATGGCGGTAAAATAA
- a CDS encoding cobalt-precorrin 5A hydrolase gives MRITLISFTQKSSLLCKRLVDYLKEEGHSIVAYSKYGGGELLQMEDNLSALTGKAFEDSNSIIFIGAAGIAVRAIAPFLKNKASDPAVIVINETGEYVIPILSGHLGGANSLAHKLASFLGGRAIITTATDINGVFSVDVWTKENGLHILNIENIKHISAALLNGQKIGFRCDFPVEGELPEFFTKDTTDYGIYIYDHKKQNADKQPFKNTLFLCPKLFAVGVGCRKGIPEEILEEVFLETLAAENIPKNLVYCVATIDIKKEEEAIIRLCDKFRYCLKLYTNKELMEAKGSFSSSGFVRAVTGVDNVCERAAILASNHGKLIMGKRARDGVTVAIAERAWRCSF, from the coding sequence ATGAGGATAACCTTGATTTCCTTTACCCAAAAGAGCTCACTCTTATGTAAGCGCCTGGTTGATTATCTTAAAGAAGAGGGACATTCTATCGTTGCATATTCAAAGTATGGAGGCGGCGAGCTGCTTCAGATGGAAGACAATCTTAGCGCACTTACAGGAAAAGCCTTTGAGGACAGCAATTCAATAATATTTATTGGAGCTGCCGGTATAGCCGTAAGAGCAATTGCGCCATTCCTTAAAAATAAGGCATCCGACCCGGCGGTCATTGTGATAAATGAAACAGGAGAATATGTGATTCCCATATTGTCAGGGCATTTGGGCGGTGCAAACAGCCTGGCCCATAAATTGGCGTCTTTTTTGGGAGGAAGGGCAATTATTACTACTGCTACAGATATTAACGGCGTTTTTTCGGTTGATGTGTGGACAAAGGAAAACGGTCTTCATATTTTGAACATAGAAAACATAAAGCATATTTCTGCCGCATTGCTGAATGGTCAAAAAATTGGTTTTCGCTGTGATTTTCCGGTGGAAGGTGAATTACCGGAATTCTTTACAAAGGATACAACTGATTACGGAATATATATATATGATCACAAAAAGCAAAATGCGGACAAGCAGCCTTTTAAAAATACATTATTTTTGTGCCCTAAGCTATTTGCTGTGGGAGTGGGATGCCGGAAAGGAATTCCGGAAGAGATATTGGAAGAAGTATTTCTTGAAACACTGGCGGCAGAGAACATACCAAAGAATCTTGTTTACTGTGTTGCAACCATTGATATAAAAAAAGAAGAAGAGGCAATTATACGGCTTTGTGACAAATTCAGATACTGTCTTAAGCTTTATACCAATAAAGAGCTTATGGAGGCTAAAGGGAGCTTTTCATCATCGGGGTTTGTAAGGGCTGTTACAGGTGTGGATAATGTCTGTGAAAGAGCGGCCATACTGGCCAGCAATCATGGGAAATTGATAATGGGAAAAAGAGCTAGAGATGGAGTCACTGTTGCTATCGCAGAAAGGGCATGGAGGTGTAGCTTTTGA
- the cobM gene encoding precorrin-4 C(11)-methyltransferase: MVYFIGAGPGAVDLITVRGQELLKKADVVIYAGSLVNPELLKCTKPECKIYNSASMTLDEIIDVFVREYSPDKILVRLHTGDPSIYGAIKEQMKLLDKHKIPYNVVPGVSSFCGAAAVLNAEYTLPGVSQTVILSRMEGRTPVPPDEDIEKLASHKASMVLFLTTSMLEKLSEKLVKGGYKSDTPAAIVYKATWPEQKIVRTTIAELHKSAKENNITKTALILVGDFLSCEHELSKLYDASFTHEFRKAKEQ, encoded by the coding sequence ATGGTCTATTTTATCGGAGCAGGACCGGGCGCGGTTGATTTGATAACAGTGAGGGGACAGGAGCTTTTGAAAAAAGCTGATGTTGTCATATATGCAGGGTCTTTGGTTAACCCGGAGCTCCTTAAGTGTACAAAGCCTGAGTGCAAGATTTACAACAGCGCTTCTATGACACTTGATGAAATTATAGATGTTTTCGTTAGAGAATATTCACCTGATAAGATACTGGTAAGGCTGCATACAGGCGATCCAAGTATTTATGGAGCAATCAAGGAGCAGATGAAGTTGTTGGACAAGCATAAAATTCCTTATAACGTTGTGCCCGGAGTCAGTTCATTTTGCGGTGCGGCAGCGGTGTTAAATGCTGAATATACACTGCCTGGTGTGAGTCAGACTGTTATTCTTTCAAGGATGGAGGGAAGAACGCCCGTACCTCCGGATGAGGATATAGAAAAGCTTGCATCTCATAAGGCTTCCATGGTTTTGTTCCTTACGACCTCAATGCTTGAGAAGCTTAGTGAGAAGCTTGTAAAAGGCGGATACAAATCCGATACGCCTGCTGCTATTGTCTATAAGGCTACATGGCCGGAGCAGAAGATTGTCCGTACCACAATTGCAGAGCTTCATAAAAGTGCAAAGGAAAACAATATTACCAAAACGGCCTTGATACTTGTAGGGGATTTTCTTTCTTGTGAGCACGAGCTTTCAAAGCTTTATGATGCAAGCTTTACCCATGAATTCAGGAAGGCGAAAGAACAATGA
- the cobI gene encoding precorrin-2 C(20)-methyltransferase gives MKGTLYGVGVGPGDKKLLTLLAVETLHKADIIAVPDTGGEKTALNIVGEYISGKKIMYCSMPMTRDTAILRESHKACVELICAELEKGLNLAFITLGDPTIYSTYMYVHRLVVEKGYSAEIVNGIPSFCAAAAKLGISLCNGKEALHIVPASYEGADELLRLNGSKVLMKSGKGILNIKQKLEKHNLLDNSKMVECCFMENEKIYNSLRDLNEDSSYFSIIIVKGE, from the coding sequence TTGAAAGGAACTTTATACGGAGTTGGTGTTGGACCGGGAGATAAGAAGCTTCTTACTCTATTGGCGGTTGAGACTTTACATAAGGCAGATATTATTGCAGTACCTGATACCGGAGGCGAGAAAACAGCTCTGAATATTGTGGGTGAGTATATCTCCGGCAAAAAGATAATGTACTGCAGTATGCCTATGACAAGGGATACAGCAATACTGCGGGAGAGTCATAAAGCTTGTGTAGAGCTGATTTGTGCAGAGCTCGAAAAAGGCTTGAACCTGGCATTTATAACGCTCGGTGATCCTACAATTTATTCTACATATATGTATGTGCACAGGTTGGTTGTTGAAAAAGGATATTCTGCTGAAATTGTTAACGGGATTCCCTCGTTTTGCGCGGCTGCTGCCAAACTGGGCATTTCATTGTGTAATGGGAAGGAAGCATTGCATATTGTTCCTGCATCCTATGAAGGTGCGGATGAACTCTTACGTTTGAACGGAAGCAAGGTGCTTATGAAAAGCGGAAAGGGTATTTTAAACATAAAGCAGAAGCTGGAGAAGCATAATTTGCTTGACAATTCCAAAATGGTAGAATGCTGCTTTATGGAAAATGAGAAAATATATAACAGTCTTAGGGACTTAAATGAAGATAGCAGTTATTTTTCGATTATTATAGTTAAAGGAGAATAA
- the cbiD gene encoding cobalt-precorrin-5B (C(1))-methyltransferase CbiD gives MNDYIIKSGKKLRKGFTTGSCAAAAAKACAIMLFEKIEIPEVSLTFPGGEEIILKPEDIILNEASASCCIIKDAGDDPDVTNGIRIYARVEKAKAGISIDGGIGVGRVTSAGLPCKIGEAAINPGPRKMIFNALEEVARLYKYDGGFHVEIFVPQGVEIAKKTFNERLGIVEGISILGTTGIVEPMSEAALIDTIKLEMSIRKQNGQNVLFISPGNYGVGYAREHLGIDVDSAVKISNYIGEALDYAIYLGFKKILLVGHIGKLVKLAAGVMNTHSKIADCRNEIFAAHSALAGAGKETVEKIMNAKTTDEIHNILLQNNISKMVYESILGKIVYHLNYRVMNKARIEVLVFSNENGVLMQTDNVLDFINELKEVGH, from the coding sequence ATGAATGATTATATAATAAAGTCTGGTAAAAAGCTAAGAAAAGGGTTTACAACCGGAAGCTGTGCGGCAGCTGCCGCAAAAGCCTGCGCAATTATGCTCTTTGAAAAGATAGAGATTCCGGAGGTTTCTTTAACTTTTCCCGGAGGGGAAGAAATAATTCTTAAGCCGGAAGATATCATTCTCAATGAAGCTTCCGCAAGCTGTTGCATCATAAAGGATGCGGGGGATGACCCTGATGTAACAAACGGAATAAGGATCTATGCCAGGGTTGAAAAGGCAAAAGCCGGTATTTCCATTGACGGAGGGATAGGTGTCGGAAGAGTAACCTCTGCGGGTTTGCCCTGCAAAATAGGAGAGGCGGCTATCAATCCCGGACCAAGAAAGATGATTTTTAATGCGTTGGAAGAGGTTGCCCGTCTATACAAATACGATGGCGGATTTCATGTGGAAATATTTGTTCCCCAGGGAGTGGAAATTGCAAAGAAAACCTTCAATGAAAGGCTTGGGATTGTCGAAGGCATATCCATCCTGGGAACTACAGGCATTGTGGAGCCCATGAGTGAAGCTGCATTGATAGATACAATCAAGCTGGAAATGTCTATCAGAAAGCAAAACGGTCAAAACGTGCTATTCATTTCTCCCGGAAATTATGGAGTTGGTTATGCCAGAGAGCATTTGGGCATTGATGTTGACAGCGCTGTAAAAATTTCAAATTATATTGGTGAAGCTCTTGATTATGCGATATATTTGGGCTTTAAAAAAATCCTGCTTGTCGGACATATAGGGAAATTGGTCAAGTTAGCTGCCGGTGTTATGAATACACATTCGAAAATTGCTGACTGCAGAAATGAAATATTTGCCGCTCACAGTGCATTAGCCGGTGCAGGAAAAGAAACGGTCGAAAAAATCATGAATGCAAAAACAACAGATGAAATTCACAATATCCTGTTGCAGAACAATATATCCAAAATGGTGTATGAAAGCATATTGGGAAAAATAGTATATCATTTAAATTATCGTGTGATGAATAAGGCAAGGATTGAAGTTCTTGTATTTTCAAATGAAAATGGCGTGTTAATGCAGACAGATAATGTGTTGGACTTTATCAATGAGCTAAAGGAGGTTGGGCATTGA